In Vanessa cardui chromosome 8, ilVanCard2.1, whole genome shotgun sequence, the following are encoded in one genomic region:
- the LOC124531964 gene encoding facilitated trehalose transporter Tret1-like → MKRFYRIFNEGSKINQIICAILINLPVFAYGASIGWMSPMTLLLQSKDSPKGVPLTDTEVSWMASVAYLTCIPGNILMAFLGDTIGRKKTLLFISATGAASWILLLSSMEVWSFILARALVGITMSGCYVTCPIYTKEISDDSIRGALGCLIILFHTTGNLFLYVIGDLLSYRTIIWICLALPTFHLVLFMMMPDSPSYFVKRGEVEEATRVLAWLRCKREDDITIKNELEVISKEQKNDEVSNQFLLKSIVKDKILSKAFYIAMIVTLAREICGAVPVLNFAGEIFSFASNNSNIMLSPNQQAMLLGAVQVTGSILASLVVDKAGRKALLSITSLISGLSMCALASWFVARDYGANTPSWLPIVTLCLCIFCDSSGLQPISIVIAGEIFSFKYRGTVMALTMSVASLADFLQLLFFKPLANSIGIHVAFYFFGVVCILMALYVVIVIPETKGRSLDNIYKSLSTRRRIVRNCLN, encoded by the exons TAAACTTGCCTGTATTTGCGTACGGCGCCAGTATTGGATGGATGTCGCCTATGACCCTATTGCTCCAATCCAAAGACTCACCTAAGGGTGTACCCCTAACAGACACAGAG gTGTCATGGATGGCTTCAGTAGCATATTTGACTTGCATTCCAGGAAATATATTAATGGCATTTCTTGGGGATACGATTGGGAGAAAgaaaactttactttttatatcagCTACAGGAGCT gCGAGCTGGATTCTCCTGCTGTCGTCCATGGAAGTCTGGAGCTTTATCCTAGCGCGAGCTCTGGTCGGTATCACCATGTCAGGATGCTATGTCACATGTCCTATTTACACAAAGGAAATCAGTGATGATAGTATACGAGGAGCTCTTGGATGTTtg ataattttatttcacactACGGGTAATCTATTTCTCTATGTAATAGGAGATTTATTGAGCTATCGAACTATTATTTGGATTTGCTTAGCTTTACCAACTTTCCATCTCGTACTTTTTATGATGATGCCTGATTCTCCTTCTTATTTTGTGAAAAGAGGTGAAGTTGAG gaGGCCACACGAGTACTAGCTTGGTTGAGGTGCAAAAGAGAAGatgatataacaattaaaaatgagcTTGAAGTAATAAGCAAGGAGCAAAAGAACGACGAAGTCAGCaatcaatttcttttaaaatctatag TAAAAGACAAAATTTTGTCTAAAGCCTTTTATATTGCGATGATTGTTACACTTGCTCGAGAGATATGTGGTGCTGTACCCGTCCTCAACTTTGCTGGCGAAATATTTTCGTTCGCATCcaataattctaatattatgTTGAGTCCAAATCAACAAGCGATGCTACTTGGAGCTGTGCAAGTGACTGGTTCGATACTTGCGTCGTTGGTTGTAGATAAGGCTGGAAGAAAG GCATTACTTTCAATAACGTCACTTATATCTGGACTTAGTATGTGCGCTCTAGCTTCTTGGTTTGTCGCACGAGACTATGGAGCTAATACACCAAGTTGGCTTCCTATAGTAACGTTATGTTTGTGCATTTTCTGTGATTCGTCTGGGTTACAGCCAATATCTATTGTTATCGCTGGAGAGATCTTTTCTTTTAAG TATCGGGGAACTGTCATGGCCTTGACGATGTCAGTTGCATCTCTTGCTGATTTCCTTCAACTTCTTTTCTTTAAACCGCTGGCAAATTCTATAGGCATACACGTGGCCTTTTACTTTTTTGGTGTTGTATGCATATTGATGGCATTATACGTAGTTATTGTGATACCAGAAACCAAAGGAAGAAGCTTAGACAATATCTATAAGAGTCTTAGTACACGTAGAAGAATAGTCAGAAATTGCCTCAACTGA